The sequence below is a genomic window from Anaeromyxobacter diazotrophicus.
CGCTGGCCGAGCACGTCAACTCCGGGATCCAGCCCTACCAGAACGCGGCGCCGCTCCGCTGGCTGCGCGAGCGCGAGCCCCGCCTCGACCAGGCGTGGACGGCGCACTGGCTGCCGCTCTTCGTGGGCGGCCTGGAGCGCGCGGTCGCGGACGGCGCGGGGCGCTTCTGCCACGGCGACTCGCCCACCCTGGCCGACGTCTACGTCGTCCCGCAGCTCTACGGCTGCCGGCGGTTCGGGGTGGACGTCTCCGCCTTCCCGACGCTCCTGCGCGTCGAGGCCGCCTGCCGGGAGCTGGACGCGTTCCGCCGGGCCGAGCCCGAAGCGCAGCCCGACGCCCCCCCGCCGGAGAAGAGGAGCTAGCCATGGCCCCGGAGCCGATCGGCATCGTCCGCCTGGAGGGGCTGCACTACTACGTGCACGACCTCGAGCGGAGCCGCCGCTTCTACACCGAGAAGCTCGACTTCGCCGAGACCGCCCTCTCCACCCCGGAGCTGGAGCGGGAGGGGCGGCAGCGCTCGGCGGTCTTCGAGGCCGGCGCGGTGCGGGTGCTCTGCTCGCAGCCCGTCGGCGAGGGCGGCCGCGCCTGGCGCTGGCTGCGCAAGCACCCCGACGGCGTGGGGACGCTGATCTTCGAGGTGGAGGACATCCAGCGCGCCTTCCGGCTGCTCGAGGAGCGGGGCGGCACCCCGGTCACCGACGTCGAGCGCTTCGAGGACGACGGCGGCGCGCTGCACACCTTCAACATCACGACGCCCTTCGGCGACACCACCTTCCGGTTCGTGCAGCGGGAGGGCTTCCGCGGCGTCTACCCCGGCCTCGCTCCGCCCCCCGCCCCGCGCGGCGGGCAGAACCGGCTCGGCTTCGGGCAGATCGACCACGTCACCTCCAACTTCGAGACCATGAAGCCGGCGCTGCTGTGGATGGAGCACGTGCTCGGGTTCGAGGAGTTCTGGGAGGTGGCGTTCCACACCGCCGACGCCGCCGGCGAGGCGCGGAAGAAGGCGATGCAGGCGCACGGCTCGGGGCTGCGCTCGATCGTGATGCGCGACCCGAAGAGCGGGGTGAAGTTCGCCAACAACGAGCCGTGGCGGCCCGCCTTCAAGAGCTCGCAGATCAACATCTTCCACGAGGAGCAGCGCGGCGACGGCGTGCAGCACGCGGCGCTGACCGTGAAGGACATCCTGGGGGCGGTGCGCGAGATGCGCGCGCGCGGCGTGGAGTTCATGCCCACCCCGGGCAGCTACTACGACCTGCTCCCTGACCGGCTGGCGCGGATCGGCGTCGGGCGCGTCGAGGAGGACGTGGCGGTGCTGCGCGACCTCCAGATCCTCGTCGACGGCGGCGCGCCGGGCAGCTACCTCCTGCAGATCTTCCTCAAGGACGCGGCCGGCCTCTACGGCGAGCCGGAGGCGGGGCCGTTCTTCTTCGAGATCATCCAGCGCAAGGGCGACCTCGGCTTCGGCGCCGGCAACTTCCGCGCGCTCTTCGAGTCGATCGAGCGCGAGCAGCAGCGGGCGGGCAGGACCTAGCACGTGATCGAGCGCGTCGTCCGCGGGGAGGTCCCCCCCAAGCACCACCTCGCCTTCCGCGACGCGGAGGGCCGGCTGCGCCACGAGGAGTGCCTCACCCGCGCCGGCTTCGACGGTCCGTACACCATCGCCTACCACGTGCACCGCCCCCACGCGCAGCACCTCGCGCCGGCGCGCCACGGCTGGAAGGTGCCGCCGCCCGCGCCGCCGCGCCCCATCGCCAAGCGCCACTACCGCACCCAGGATCTGCCCGCGCCCGGCGGCGCGCCGGTGGACGCGCGCGTGCCGCTCCTCCACAACGCCGACGTGGTGGTGGGGCTCGTCGCGCCGGCGGCCGAGGACCCGGTCTACTTCTCGAACGGCGACGGGGACGACCTGTACTTCGTGCAGGAGGGCGGCGGGCTCCTGCGGACGCCGCTCGGCGACCTACGCTTCGGGCAGGACGACTACCTCTACGTGCCGCGCGGCCTCCTCCACCGGCTCCTCCCCGATCCCGGCCCGCAGCGCTGGCTCTCCCTCGAGTGCCTCGGCGGGGTGGGGCTGCCGAGGCAGTGGCGGAACGAGGCGGGCCAGCTCCGCATGGACGCGCCCTACTGCGAGCGCGACTTCCGCCTCCCCGAGTTCCAGGGGCCCATGGACGAGGGGATCCGCGAGCAGGTGGTGAAGCGGAACGGCGCCTTCCACGGCCTGCGCCACGAGACCTCCCCGCTCGACGTCGTGGGCTGGGACGGCGCGGTCTACCCGGTCGCCTTCCCCATCCTGAAGTTCCAGGCGCGGGCGGGGCTGGTGCACCTGCCGCCGACCTGGCACGGCACCTTCGCGGCGCGCGGCGCCCTCGTCTGCTCGTTCGTGCCGCGGGTGGTCGACTTCCACCCGGAGGCCATCCCCTGCCCCTACCCGCACGCGAGCGTCGACGTGGACGAGCTCCTGTTCTACGTGCGCGGCGAGTTCACCAGCCGCCGCGGCGTGGGCCCCGGCTCCATCTCGCACCACCCGGCCGGCGTGATGCACGGCCCGCACCCCGGCGCCTACGAGGGCTCGATCGGCGCGCGGACGACGAACGAGCTGGCGGTGATGCTCGACTGCTACCAGCCGCTCGCCGCCACCCCCGCGGCGCTGGGCGTCGAGGACGAGGGCTACCAGGAGAGCTTCATCGGATGAGCCGCCCGCTCGTGCCGGCGCGGATCGGGCGCCTGGCGCGGTGGGTCCTGGCCGCGTTCGGATGGACGGTGGACGTCGCCTGGCCGCCCGTCCC
It includes:
- a CDS encoding homogentisate 1,2-dioxygenase; amino-acid sequence: MIERVVRGEVPPKHHLAFRDAEGRLRHEECLTRAGFDGPYTIAYHVHRPHAQHLAPARHGWKVPPPAPPRPIAKRHYRTQDLPAPGGAPVDARVPLLHNADVVVGLVAPAAEDPVYFSNGDGDDLYFVQEGGGLLRTPLGDLRFGQDDYLYVPRGLLHRLLPDPGPQRWLSLECLGGVGLPRQWRNEAGQLRMDAPYCERDFRLPEFQGPMDEGIREQVVKRNGAFHGLRHETSPLDVVGWDGAVYPVAFPILKFQARAGLVHLPPTWHGTFAARGALVCSFVPRVVDFHPEAIPCPYPHASVDVDELLFYVRGEFTSRRGVGPGSISHHPAGVMHGPHPGAYEGSIGARTTNELAVMLDCYQPLAATPAALGVEDEGYQESFIG
- the maiA gene encoding maleylacetoacetate isomerase translates to MTAPHLTLHGYWRSSSAWRVRIGLHLKALPFTYRAVNLAEGEQRGEAHRAVSPLGQVPVLTVEEGGAARHLVQSMAILEWLEERFPAPPLLPPDAFGRARVRALAEHVNSGIQPYQNAAPLRWLREREPRLDQAWTAHWLPLFVGGLERAVADGAGRFCHGDSPTLADVYVVPQLYGCRRFGVDVSAFPTLLRVEAACRELDAFRRAEPEAQPDAPPPEKRS
- a CDS encoding 4-hydroxyphenylpyruvate dioxygenase family protein — encoded protein: MAPEPIGIVRLEGLHYYVHDLERSRRFYTEKLDFAETALSTPELEREGRQRSAVFEAGAVRVLCSQPVGEGGRAWRWLRKHPDGVGTLIFEVEDIQRAFRLLEERGGTPVTDVERFEDDGGALHTFNITTPFGDTTFRFVQREGFRGVYPGLAPPPAPRGGQNRLGFGQIDHVTSNFETMKPALLWMEHVLGFEEFWEVAFHTADAAGEARKKAMQAHGSGLRSIVMRDPKSGVKFANNEPWRPAFKSSQINIFHEEQRGDGVQHAALTVKDILGAVREMRARGVEFMPTPGSYYDLLPDRLARIGVGRVEEDVAVLRDLQILVDGGAPGSYLLQIFLKDAAGLYGEPEAGPFFFEIIQRKGDLGFGAGNFRALFESIEREQQRAGRT